From one Streptococcus oralis genomic stretch:
- a CDS encoding TIGR01440 family protein, translated as MKEKDIQRATSQIVEDVIDKANLKQGTIFVLGLSSSEVIGGQIGKESSQEIGEIIVKTILAILEEKGIHLAVQGCEHVNRALVVERQVAEQFGLEIVSVLPTLHAGGSGQLAAFKFMRDPVEVEFIKAHAGLDIGDTAIGMHVKHVQVPIRPLLREIGHAHVTALASRPKLIGGARAQYPQDSIRKS; from the coding sequence ATGAAGGAAAAAGACATTCAAAGAGCAACAAGCCAGATTGTAGAAGATGTAATAGACAAGGCTAATTTGAAGCAAGGAACTATCTTTGTTTTGGGCCTTTCTTCTAGTGAGGTGATAGGTGGTCAGATTGGCAAGGAATCCAGTCAAGAAATTGGGGAGATCATTGTGAAGACCATCCTAGCTATCCTAGAGGAAAAAGGAATTCATCTAGCCGTTCAAGGTTGTGAACATGTCAATCGAGCCCTCGTTGTTGAACGTCAGGTGGCAGAGCAGTTTGGTCTTGAAATCGTCAGTGTCCTTCCTACACTTCATGCAGGAGGTTCGGGTCAGTTGGCAGCCTTCAAGTTTATGCGGGATCCAGTTGAGGTTGAATTTATCAAGGCCCATGCTGGATTGGATATCGGAGATACTGCGATTGGCATGCATGTCAAGCATGTTCAGGTTCCGATTCGCCCTCTTTTGAGAGAAATTGGGCATGCCCATGTAACGGCTCTAGCTAGTCGTCCAAAATTAATCGGAGGTGCGCGTGCGCAGTATCCACAAGATTCTATCAGAAAGTCGTGA